The Rosa rugosa chromosome 1, drRosRugo1.1, whole genome shotgun sequence genomic sequence GTAATTCATAACTGTGCATATGCAATGTTTATTTGAGTACATTCTGGATACTTATAATATAATGGTATACTTGAAATTCACTTTTATGACTacaaaaaaacaacaaataatGGAATCACATCTAATGCATTAAAGTTGGAAATGCACAAAGATTCTTCTCTGTTGTTATGTAATATACTGAACTGTCTTGTTTGCACTGAAGTCATATGCATATTTTTTGTTTCTGGCAGGGAGAAAGCTTTTATAACCCATATATTCCTGCGGTTTTAGAGAAGTTGACTGACCAAGGATTGATTGTGGAAAGCGAGGGTGCTCGTGTAATCCATCTTGAGGGTTTTAACATCCCCCTTATTGTTGTGAAGAGCAATGGCAGTTATAATTATGCTTCCACTGATTTGGCAGCTCTTTGGTTCGtcaaatattaaattttgaTATTCAATGAAATTTTGGATTATATGTCTGAGAGCAGTTAACTTGGTCAGCCAGTCAGTCATATTGCATCACTATTGTTCTGTCTGATCTGCCTAGTCATGCTGTCATCCTTACTGACAATGCTGCTTGCAATATACAGGTATCGACTTAATGAGGAGAAAGCTGAATGGATCATATATGTTACTGATGTTGGCCAGCAGCAACACTTTAATATGTTTTTCAAGGTATACATCAAAAGCCATAACATGTCTCAACAGACCCTGATTTTTCGCTGTGGTCAATAATCCTTGAAAAGTTGAACTGCAATTAAGTTCATGTTCCTCCTACCTTCTACGGTATGGGATATTCCATTGTTGTTATGTGGTTGAACATaactttggttttctgtttcagGCAGCTACACTCGCAGGTTGGCTTCCAGTTGATGGCTCGTACCCTAAAGTTAGCCATGTTGGTTTTGGTCTTGTTCTTGGAGAAGATGGCAAACGATTCCGGACTCGCTCTTCTGATGTGGTTCGATTGGTTGATTTACTTGATGAAGCCAAGAGCCGAAGCAAAACCAGTCTTGTCGAGCGTGGTATGACATTGAAGGACCTACCTAGCTCTCTCTGCATCTTCTTCATATTTGCAAATATATCTCATTTTAGCATGTATTTGCATAAATCTCACTTATACAGTTATATCATGTGGAAGTTGTTTTCTCTCATTTATCATGATCACAAAATACTTAACCTTTCAAACTTCTGATAGTGGTAAGTATTTCTTTAATCATAATCAGGTAAGAGTGAAGACTGGACTGAAGAGGAGCTTGAGCAAACTGCAGTGGCCGTTGGTTATGGCGCTGTGAAGTAAGCTGTCTGAACTTTTATGAGTTTATAATCATTTTGATGCAGTAATAGTTAATTTCTCGTCCTAATGAATATTGCCCTGTTATTTTAGCAAGAGCATGAATTGTAACTACGGTCAGAGGTTTTTGGAACCCTTAAATGTGAATGGATATCCTACTTTATGTAGTGTTGCTTGAGGACCTTGGAAATTTTTAAAAGCTCTTTGTCAAAAGCAACTTGGAAGGATGTATATGCCGACTTAGTCCTGCATATGTTATTAAAATAGGATATTGACTTAGATACTTGAATACAACTTTGTAAATGCCCTTTCAAATAATATTTCTGTTCCAGATAGTCTTGAGAATTTCTACTCTCATTTAATCTTTGCTTTGATATTACAAAATATGTTGGAGAAAAAATGAGCTTGGGTTTTTGTGCTGATTCTATTGATTTTTAGTCAGTATACTACAAGTCTCCTGTGTAtgtatttattttctattttcaatGCTTGATTTGGTCTTGCATCTTTTCTGATAATATGTTTTGACAGGTATGCTGATCTGAAGAACAACAGATTGACCAATTACACTTTTGATTTCAATCAAATGCTAAATGATAAGGTGCATTAACATCTACTGAATTATTGGAAGGGTTTGTATAATTCTTCTCAAATAGCATTTTTACTGAGAACTGTGTTCCTTGGAAGATAGCTAATTTGGTGTTGAATTAGCTATCTTCCAAATGGAAATTTATATGGGAGATTTCAAATAAATCATAAAGTTCATAAGCTAGTTGAGCACCTGGCTTTTTGGCTTTCTGATTGTATACTAATATTTGAAATTCTAACTGCCTCGAATTTCTTAGTCAAATTTGACTTTGTTTGAAGACTGTTTGCAATTTATTCTAATGAACTTTCCATATATTTGTCGCGCTAATGCTATATTTGTCCCACTGGTCCAAAACTATTTGAGCAGGGAAACACTGCTGTTTACTTGCTATACATGCATGCTCGGATCTGTTCAATCATAAGGAAATCTGGCAAAGACATTGACGAATTGAAAAAAGTAAGTCCAACAGCAATATGTCACCTTGTTATCAATGTCTGTTGATCTATTTTGTTAGTCCTGCACTCCTGTATTACTATACATATGAGAAGCATATGTACCCACGTACATGTCCTATACATGTAGGTGTTTACACTTGTCTCTATTTATGTATTCGGAACACTTGACACAGAGGCAAATTTGAAACCTCCTTACTGCAAAGGTCTgatttcaatttctttctttttgataCAGACGGGGGAAATTGTGTTGGGTCATGCGGGTGAGCGTGAATTGGCGCTTCACTTATTAAAGTTTTCTGAGGTAAGGACATAACATAAATGGAACTCATTGCTGCCTTGATGACCTTTCTCTCATCTTTGTTGGTTGCTGCTGTGGTATGCTCGGTTCTAACCTTGACACTTCTCGCTTTCACTTTCTAGACTGTGGAGGAGGCTTGCACGAATCTGTTGCCGAGTGTTTTATGTGAATACCTCTATAATCTATCAGAAATCTACAGCGGAAAGTTCTATTCCAATTGCCAGGTATAGTTGCCTGATGGTACATTGTAAACTTGGAGTCTTCTATTCCAATTGACAGTCGGAGAAATATTATTTGACTATGGTACATTGTAAACTTGGCAGGTTATTGGGTCGGCAGAGGAAACGAGTAGACTCTTGCTTTGTGAAGCAACAGGCGTAGTCATGAGGAAATGCTTTCATCTTCTCGGAATTGAAGCCGTGTACAAGATGTGATGTGCTCACCCAGTCTGACAGTTAAATCACCAAAGATATGATGGTGTATGATATAATTCTACAACCTACTTAAACATAGGGATTTTGAACTATTTTACCCATTTTGCACTGTAAAAACCATATCCCGATATCAATGAATGACTATTTTGATGGAATGTAGCACAGTTCTTCAGCTAAAAATTTTGTTCAATCTACTAATTACTGTCTTAAAGTTTCTCTGCCATACAGTTTTAGGCGTCattgcaaaaataaaaataaaaaataaaaaaaaaatcacagaaaTGAGCAATTTTGTGGTTCAATTAGAACCAACACTTAAAATGTCTGTGATAAATACAAAATGTTTCACAGAACTCCCTAAAACTAAAGCATCTCTGATTTGGGTTCTTCTTGTCTCGAAACAGATCAAGGTAGTTGGTCAAGttcagttttttgtttttatgttttcttttcttttcttgaagaattgTGATAATATAGGCCACCAGAAACTACAAAGAGTTTTGGTGAGAAGCAAAATTCACCACCCGAATCATATGGAGAGAAACAAACTTCACGGCGGACTCTTGCAAATCTCGGACGTTCCACTACAATTGTTAGCTCCATCATGGTGTTTTAGATTTAGGTTGTGTTAGACGAGACTCCttgtagcttttgttgtttttctttgtcAATCAAATAAATAAGAAACTAAGAAGAGTTTCCGCTACTCTTTTAGTTCCTGACTGAATCCAGGTTTAAGAACAAAGGTAAAGTCAGAAACTTCTATTAAGAAATAATGTACATCAACAAAGCTAATCAGAAAGGTGATGGAATTTCACTATGTACAAATGACCCGCCATAACAATTTAAAAATTGTAAATCCTCAAAATGTTCCAGATGAACAATAACGATTCCAGGCAAACAAAAAGCCCAGATTAAAAAACCAACTCCCTAATACAGATTCCATGCAAGAAATGCTTCTGTCTAGGAAAGCATTATTTCCTCTTGGTATTACTACTTATGGAATATAAGAAAGAACCCTTTGAAATAGCTTTCTTTGAGATAATGCCTTTCGGACTTGTACTATAAGATTTGTGACCATGATCTAAACCACCTCCATAGCTCTTGCATGGCTTCATTTTCCTTCTATAGGGTGCTGCCACCTTCTTTGCAAGATCCTCTAAGCTCTTCACACCTCCCAGAGATGTGAAAGATTGCGACTTTCCTTGATAATACTTCGATAAACCTCTCCTGCATAAAGCAAAACCCAATAAATTtagaacaaagaagaaaagaaaagaacagtGATGAATATTATAggaaatgaagagagaaacatattgcatatatgtatataggTTATTGTTTACCTTATAGGAAGATGAATCATGAGCTCAGATAATTCATAAAGAGGTCCATTTgaacatgaagaagaagaagaagatgcatCCTCGACCAAATCTGATGAAAACGAAGACGAAGACGATTCCATGGAGTCCATGGATCTTGAATCACAAATATCTTCAGGGTAGTCTTCCTTTATAACCCAGTTATCTTCAAAACCCTGATAACCAATCTCGCTTTCTTTCCTATTTTGATCACCACCAACCTTAGCTTCTTGAAGAcccatgaagaagatgaagaacaagaacaagaacaagtaGCAGAAGATCTTAGACTTGGTGTTGAATAAGTCTGGAGCTAGAATATTATGGTTTCCAATTTAGGTTGTTTCCGAGggagcaatatatatatatatatatatgcctgaTGGGAATAGGATAAAAACACTTGGTGGAGTTTCCGTTTAATAATGAACCAATGGATAACACTGACTATTCCGTTATCATTTTAATAAATAATTTCTATAACAACGCTTTATCCCAGAATTTGTCATTATCACTTATCACATCCTTATGGTCTAAATTTATTTGCTTTCCCATAGAACAAGAAATGTGGATAAGGTCTAAATTTGAAGGCATCCATATCTGAGTCACCGTCTCTCTCCATTCTTCTTCTCAAACTGGGGTCACCATCTTAGGGGAACTTTTGCCTCATAAAGACATGACAGATTAGCATATTCCCATGTTTTAAGGCATCAATTGTaaattaataaagaaaaaggGTTTTCCAAAAGGGTTTTTGGTTAATGGGGTATAGTCCAAAGTGGCTCTGAGATTGTCTACAATTTCATGTTTGTCTTTGACACACAGTTTTACTATGCATAACATTGTTTCCCCCACTAGGTTGGGACAATGCTTGCTGGCCTGCATTGTGTTTGTGTTGCTTCCTTCTTTGTCCTCTTTGATCTTTGATTATGTGAGGATAATCCGGATGTTTAATAGTGCTTTGGAGCATAAATTTATCATTTATGTATCTGCAATCCAACCGTTAATAAATTATACTTCTAGAAATCTTATTAATCGAACAGTTCAACTGTAAGGAGCATTGATTAAGACGATACTGGCTGACCTACGTACATTGTGTTTGTGTAACTTCCCTTTGTCCTCTTTGACCATTGAAGTTCTCTTTTACACACCTAACTTTACCTATATGCTATATCTATGTGAAAGGTGGAGATAATTGCGATGTTTTTACGGTGCTCTTCATATGTCTCGTTCCTGAATTTAACGGTTGAGGTTTAAAGATTATTCATGTTCAATATTTATAAAAATTTTCGAAGATAACCTCCATTTTCATGCCATCATTATTTCAGTGATTAGATCTTGGCCATTGTCACCACAATAGGAAAGATGGTCCTAATCACATTTAAAAATGTTTGAAAAATTGTAAGAAAGCTTAATGCAATGAGAAATATTAGAAATGATGTCCCTTAGTATTAAGCATTAGCCCACATCAGCTCATTAAATTAGTGGCTGAAATGTATCAGGGTTGGTTTGATAACGAAATTATCCATTTAATTATTTTGAAGAGTAGGGTTGGTAAGGAAGGAAGGGAATGAAGATAAGGAGGTTGACTAAGGCACAGGTCATGATGATTGGATTGGAGTAATGTTATATATTAGGTCTTGATGGGTACTCAAACTGCCACCACATGCTTGctgcttcatcttcttcttcttcttctgcttacTGTAAAGTGTAAACCTTACCCTCTTAAAGATTCACTCTTTGTAATCTTATCCCATATCTGTAAGACTTGGACCTCTCAAAGTCCAAACCTTGGTGTATAAATGCCTATAGTATACTGCCCACAGAAAACCCAGCTCTGCCGGCTTGACCCCATCACACCAGCCTCGGTGTCTCACTTATTCCTCCAACCACATCCATATAACGTCGGCCATTATATTCTTCCGAAAAAAGTCCAAAAAGGGTACTTAAATATGGAAAATAAAAGAGCAATCTCATTTCTGTGACATCAAAAATGGAaaacactaggtatatataagGTTTTGATACAGCCAGTGCATGGAGAAGCTGTAACTTTGTAAAAGTGAAAAAACCACACGGCAGTAACTAAATATTACATTGCAGCAGTAGTAATACCtgcattttttttccctcaaaagTATACTACAGGATGATCTATCTGGGAAAATTTACAGGGGATTCCAAGCTACCCACCAGAATCTCAAGATCAATGTCCTTGTCTTCGAACTTTTTGATGAATGGGTGACTCTGAAAGAAGAAATGAATTTCATATCAAATTTCACTGAAAAAAGAAAGCAATTGCTAAATATTAAAACATTAACAAAAACAGAACACTAGCTGACTAACCAGAAGATCCAAAGATGATGATCTGTGTTGAGGGTCCTTCTGTATGCTGCAAAGGGAAATAGAAAATGTCACATTGCTGTGAATTGGATATTTCAGAGGTGAAGAATGCATGAACATGTGATTACCAGGCAGACACAAAAGAACAGAACTCGGGAGAGAACTGATCCGATGGAGCAGTAGGTGGTGGACTTCCAACAATTGCCTCCAAAAGCTCATAAAAGCTTGGCCAGCTTTGTTCATCTTCAGATTGCATGTAAGGAAACCGTCCAATAGCACACTCAAGTATCACCATGCCTAAACTCCAAATGTCACTGCTGTAGTCATAAGTACCCCCTTTAATTCTCTCTGGCTGAAAGAGATCAATCACATTGTTTAGTAACTCGAATTCTGCATTGTATCTCTGGAATGTGCCAAGCTTGAACAGAAAGACTGTAATTTTAAGCTTGGGAGCTAGCAGTGAAAGGAAGCGAAAATGAAAAGGATCATTACATACCGACATATAATTGTAAGTACCAACGAATGTGTCCCTCTGACCCATGGAGCTAGCAAGTGAAGCACTCACACCAAAATCAGTAATCTTGACCTCCCCCTTGTGGTTTACTAGCAGATTGGATGGTTTTATGTCTCTATGTATTACATGCCTTTCATTGTGCAAGTAGACAAGACCTTGTAAAACCTGATTCATAAGTATAGATTTATAGCCAAGGGGGAAAGATGAATTTTTTGAACTGTTGCAAATGATTTTAGTCTTGACATTCGATTGAGAAGTGATATACTCATATACCTGCTTACAAACGACAGCAAGATATGGTTCAAGAATTGTCTTAACTTGTCTGATCACATCTGCAAGAGATCCACGATCCATGTATTCTAACACAAGAGAAATTGCCCCATTGTGATAAAAGGAGTGGTGGCAAACTACCACATGTGGACATTGTGCTGCTTGGTTTATTTTTAGCTCCTGCACAATCTGTTTACGAATTTCCTCTTGTATGTTCATCTGAATAACCTgtaaaacataaaaaagaaagaatttctAGTGATACATTTATCTTACTCCCGGAACAATGAGCATAAAGGTCTTATGAGAAAAGAAGAACCATAGGTATAGGTAAGGTAAGAAGAGGATGTGAATATAAGGATAGTAGGATGAGAGAACTTAGTAGATAACGAAGATTAGAATTCTAACAACCCATAGAGCCATAGCTAAGAAGTATCTATATTCTGCGCCATATGCTACAAAAGAATTTAATGAGATCTGTTCTGGAAGGGTAGATTTTGATTAGGAAATTCTATAAGTTGCATCTTAACTACCGCATTATTGTACTGTTAAGAAAATGTATATATGATATGACCTTTCCCTAAATCAATTAGAACTATGATTACTTGCACATAGGCCTTATGGTTAAGatgaactttcttttctttttcacatGAGACAAAGCTATATGAAACCAAAAGTTGACAGAATATCGAAAAGCCAAGGACACGAAGGTAAGAACAAAGTTGTGTTTTCTAGAATACTGACCTTCAAGGCAAATAGTTTTCCAACCCATTTATGGCGAACAAGTTGAACTACACCACCACTTCCCTTTCCAATCACTTTGATAGTCTCGAGATCTTCCAAGGAAAATTCAACATTGAGCTCCTTACTATCAGAAGGCTgttcaaataaacaaaaaaagtaatgaaaagaaaatcatCTGAGGATATAGACAATATAGTAAGGAGATTTCTGTGCATATAGATGAAAAAGTGAGAACACTAAGCATGTATTCATGATGCATGCAAAAGAAAACACAAGAAGTCAAGCCTCTAACTTAAGAATATGAGACCAATCCTCAAATGTTTGTGGCATAACAACAGACATATGCAGCCAAGAACATTAAAGCGTCAAATGGCGCGGCAAGTTTCCATTGACTTCCTAAAGGCTAAAGGGTACTCGTCAGGCTTCAGCAGTGAAAAGCTTAACACAGCTAAGCACTACTTAGCCAACAAAGTTCTCCGAAACCACAAAGACCTCCAAATTCCATCACTTCTAAGTCCTCACCCATATATGGTTAGACAGATATATGAACGACCAATTGGGAACTCAATCACAAAACCCAATTCGCGGCAAAACTAATATGCAGTTAGGATCAGATTCACATGATTGCCAATTGGTTATTAACAACAGAAGTCTAGAACATCGTACAAAAATGAAAACCACATATATCAATCCCAAAGCCAATTCTTGTTATGGTAATCAAATCAAACTTACTCGGACCTCCTTTTCTTCGGAGATAAGCCGCAACCCTTTCTGGTTCAGAAGCAAACCCCCATCATGAAATGTGCCACTGGCAGTCCTGAAATTCAAGGCAGTAAAGCAGAAAACTTTCATAAACCCACAAACCTAAACAAGACCCAAACTTTCCACTTAAAACCAACAAATTAAGAAATCTAATTAATAGTCTTGGGCAATCAAATTCATCAAGTCCCCCCAATTATGAAATTTCCATATAAAACCCTAACCCAGAACAGGACTATCTATCCCAGATACCAATCAAAGATCCAGgataccatttttttttctttaatttctttctttaaatATCACTTTCTAGTATCCAAGAGTAGAAATTTGGGGAAAAACTATATGAAAGATGAAATCTTTGGACTTACAAGAATGAGGTGATGTTGGTTTCTTGAGCAGGAACAGAGAGCTTGAGCTGCTTCTTCAGATTCAATGGCGTCTTCGTCTTCATCCTTTGGACTTTTGCCCTAATTGGGTTTTCGATTTTTGGGAGATGAGGGTTTGATTAAGTCTGGAGTGGAAGTAGAAACAGAGAAATTCAAACGGTGGAGACCGCGAAAATTATATAGAAATATTTGTTTCCGTTGCAGTAAAATTGTTTATTTCGGTTCGATCTAGTGTGGGCGGTTCTATTGTTTTATTGGTGCTGCTACCTTTTTCTAGTGAATCAGATCGTTGATCATAGTGTTGAGATGagatgtgattaagtgtggACGAGTCTACTAAAAGCTTATAGGCCCTTGAAAGCCGAAGGACAATTTACATATGAACATAATCTTGGTTCTGTTTActtatttgaaattttgaatcgAAATAATTATTCATAGTAAATATGGTGCATGATATACGTAATTCATATTGAAATGTTGGAAGAAACTGAATAATCTCTCGTTGATGTTGAGCATGAGAAATTAATGTCATTTTAAGAGCAGGAGGAACAATTATACTACTTAGTAACATTAGAATTAAGGGGTTAAGCCCGTTTGCCCAAAAACTCATGGTATTTTGCCCATTTGATCCATCATCTATGTATTTTGCCCAATTACACAACTTTTAGGGGAAAAGACTTATAAGGGTAGTCATTTCTAAAGTAGTGCCTAGTATATCatatgctgacttttgggttcaaaattcactttttcttagaaaaccTTGTTCCAACTTctgaaaaaaacaaaactagccttcaacatgcccaagtttttcacctaacggctccctgcctaacggttactttaacaggcagaatcactgctgcttgtttctatcctaaGCTGTGGCAAAGTTTCCTAAGCTGGAGGAGATCTGAACTTAAAAGAGAGTATATAATAATGGCAGAACATAATTAGTACAACAACAGATAACAGATAACTTGCTGAATTTAAAAACTTGATGAAGTGGGTGAACACACTGAAATTATTCatataaacataattacaagctaagaatccagagcctcattctcaggtaaacagcttaaaagctgtttagctatccatgagaCTGAGTTacagtacttacttgtaatgaaagcacactacttcacactagacaggaaggaagcacactgctatactatttttgaatttttagaGCTGATATCGAGGTTTTCTtgaatgccttacaaatgaaactaaagttccttatatagagagcggaactcaaactagaattcaaaacataaaaatgtacagcACAACTCCGTGATTTTTCTGCTTTTCATAGTGCTCTTGCTGGTGGAGGTCGAACGGGAAAAAGCAGATTCCTTTAGGTGAAAAGTTTCTCACCTATCTTTTCTGTATagcaaaagtagcttttgagaaaaatccaaaagtgctttcggtgctttctacacccgaagcttcacatgttctcgtctaTTTCTGAattgtggccaaagacaaaggagttgttgtctgtcTGGGCCATTCTTACTGTTGTAGCattgtcttcgacatctgtatcaacatacatcttgtagtggttgtcattttcaagcttttccacccATTGCATACATTCCATTGTCGAGTCTATTTCTTTTCTGGTAAGAGCtaggaataggtcactgctgactacgtcaggatgatcgtaagcagtgatgatggttttttctcctgctgccaggaatgtattgttgatatcttcggagatgatcttcttgatatattctagggacatggctttcatccaagggatgcttgagtttggttggccattgtacccaacacaggcaggctgaagatattgtctttgaataattctcacataatgatacggagaaatatattcaacctcaccatttgcCTTTTTGATCCATTCTGGGggggtggatctgaacttcagacgAAGCGTACAGTCgttttttcttatgtttttgactgtgttgacaaggATTGGAGGCaagcctttgagatcatcattagttttagtccacagattatggacaaaaccattttcaacaagccaaagcttgtgttcttgcggatgttcactctgaacatttaccaggtatcttccaacataaggtcctgcaatgatgaagagggttggaggaatacgGTCTTCAGAATTATGGCTTCCTATCAGACAatggaattcatgccagtctgattctttgagtgctatgatagggaccctagcactttcaggatcttctaggaagtgaattttgtttttcttgacagcactttgctgtaattcttcgaactgtggtcttgcattctcgtaaagttcttcagctaatgcaaaaagagctg encodes the following:
- the LOC133712185 gene encoding arginine--tRNA ligase, chloroplastic/mitochondrial-like isoform X2 is translated as MAAGGENVASLKRQLGQLFEVSIRAVVPDELNVEPAVVPSTGKFGDYQCNNAMDIWSKIKGKGTEFKNPNSVGQAIMGNLPKSEIIESCTVAGPGFVNIVLSKNWMAKSLQKMLIDGIETWAPQLQVRRAVVDFSSPNIAKEMHVGHLRSTIIGDTLARMLEFSKVEVLRRNHVGDWGTQFGMLIQYLFEKFPNVDDVNEMEIGDLQEFYKQSKKRFDEDPAFKERAQAAVVSLQGGTPKYREAWLQICEVSRREFQMVYERLGTHLEEKGESFYNPYIPAVLEKLTDQGLIVESEGARVIHLEGFNIPLIVVKSNGSYNYASTDLAALWYRLNEEKAEWIIYVTDVGQQQHFNMFFKAATLAGWLPVDGSYPKVSHVGFGLVLGEDGKRFRTRSSDVVRLVDLLDEAKSRSKTSLVERGKSEDWTEEELEQTAVAVGYGAVKYADLKNNRLTNYTFDFNQMLNDKGNTAVYLLYMHARICSIIRKSGKDIDELKKTGEIVLGHAGERELALHLLKFSETVEEACTNLLPSVLCEYLYNLSEIYSGKFYSNCQVIGSAEETSRLLLCEATGVVMRKCFHLLGIEAVYKM
- the LOC133727043 gene encoding protein OXIDATIVE STRESS 3-like, whose amino-acid sequence is MGLQEAKVGGDQNRKESEIGYQGFEDNWVIKEDYPEDICDSRSMDSMESSSSSFSSDLVEDASSSSSSCSNGPLYELSELMIHLPIRRGLSKYYQGKSQSFTSLGGVKSLEDLAKKVAAPYRRKMKPCKSYGGGLDHGHKSYSTSPKGIISKKAISKGSFLYSISSNTKRK
- the LOC133727044 gene encoding mitogen-activated protein kinase kinase 6 isoform X1, giving the protein MKTKTPLNLKKQLKLSVPAQETNITSFLTASGTFHDGGLLLNQKGLRLISEEKEVRPSDSKELNVEFSLEDLETIKVIGKGSGGVVQLVRHKWVGKLFALKVIQMNIQEEIRKQIVQELKINQAAQCPHVVVCHHSFYHNGAISLVLEYMDRGSLADVIRQVKTILEPYLAVVCKQVLQGLVYLHNERHVIHRDIKPSNLLVNHKGEVKITDFGVSASLASSMGQRDTFVGTYNYMSPERIKGGTYDYSSDIWSLGMVILECAIGRFPYMQSEDEQSWPSFYELLEAIVGSPPPTAPSDQFSPEFCSFVSACIQKDPQHRSSSLDLLSHPFIKKFEDKDIDLEILVGSLESPVNFPR
- the LOC133727044 gene encoding mitogen-activated protein kinase kinase 6 isoform X2, with product MKTKTPLNLKKQLKLSVPAQETNITSFLTASGTFHDGGLLLNQKGLRLISEEKEPSDSKELNVEFSLEDLETIKVIGKGSGGVVQLVRHKWVGKLFALKVIQMNIQEEIRKQIVQELKINQAAQCPHVVVCHHSFYHNGAISLVLEYMDRGSLADVIRQVKTILEPYLAVVCKQVLQGLVYLHNERHVIHRDIKPSNLLVNHKGEVKITDFGVSASLASSMGQRDTFVGTYNYMSPERIKGGTYDYSSDIWSLGMVILECAIGRFPYMQSEDEQSWPSFYELLEAIVGSPPPTAPSDQFSPEFCSFVSACIQKDPQHRSSSLDLLSHPFIKKFEDKDIDLEILVGSLESPVNFPR